GGTAAAAGGCGCAACAACCTTGGCACAACGCATCGCAGAAAAATATGGCGATGACCTTGTTGATATTGAGCAACCCGAAAACATTAATGCTACAAAGTACTTCCCAAAAATTGCAGCATTATTGAATGTAGATTATCAAGACATTGGCTTAACTCGTTCTCGTATTGCCACACTGCAAACCTGGGTCAGCTATTTTCAGCAGCACGAGAGTATATTTACTAAAGGTTTAACCATTGAAGAATTAGAAGCAACATTAACAAAACTCAAAGGTATTGGCCCTTGGACCGTAAATTATATTGGTATGCGAGGTTTAAGCGACCCAGACGCGTTTCCAAGCGCTGATTTAGGTATTATTAAAGCCCTAACTTTTAATGAAATAAAACCTAGAAATAAAGATATACTCGCATTGGCAGAAAGTTGGCGACCTTGGCGAGCTTATGCTGCTATTTATTTGTGGCAGTCGTTAGCAACACAATAAAAAAATAGTGAACACAAAGACATATTTCTGAGGAACCACAAAATGTATTACTGTATTTATCAATCCCCCTTAGGTGAAATTGCCTTAACGGCAAATGACCATGGATTAAGTGCCCTAGCCTTTCAAGCAGGAAAATCTCCAATTACCTTTACTGGCTTTTCTGAAAACAACAGCAAATTCACTCAGGTTATTCAGCAATTAGATGAGTACTTTAGCGGTGAAAGAAAACACTTTGATCTGCCATTGGCGCCAACAGGCACTAACTTTCAAAAACAAGTTTGGCAAGCGTTAACCGAGATCCCGTGCGGTGAAACTAAAAGCTATGGTTGGATTGCGAAAAGCATTAATAACGAAAAAGCCGTACGCGCGGTGGGTACAGCAAATGGTGCCAACCCTATCGCCCTTATAGTGCCATGCCATCGAGTTATTGGTAGTAACGGTAAATTAACTGGCTATGCGGGTGGTTTAGGCTTAAAAGCTAAACTGTTAATACATGAAGGTGCGCAGTTTAAGCCTTAACATTGCTAAATAAAAATATATTGAATTAAGTACACTGCTCGCTTTTTACTACAAGGATTCATAGCATTTGTATTGATTCGCCACGGTGACAATGTTTCGCCATATATCGTAAAAATCAATCAATTTAGCGTATCACTAAATCATTACAGATCATAAAGTGATAAAACATTATCTAACAACTAATCTATTCTAATTAAAGTGATCTAATTCAAGCTTGATGTGGTGATGATTAAAGAAGGCTAAATAACCAGTTTAATCTAAGCCTTATCTCATCACACGCTATCGATAAACATACAATGATAAATAATAGGGAAAATCGATGAAAAAATCTCTGACCTCCTTGATGCTCACTGCTGCTATTAGCACCAGTGCATCCGCCGCCATAGATACCGATTTACTGTCAGGTATCAAAGTGAGAAATATTGGTCCAGCAGCCACAAGCGGACGCATATCTGATATCGAAGCCGTCATCTCAAACCCTAATATTGTCTATGCTTCGGCCGCGTCAGGTGGTGTATGGAAGTCTGAAAATGCTGGATTGAAATGGACACCCATTTTTGAACATGAAGAATATGCCTCAACCGGCGCTATCGCTATTAATCAGGCAATCCCTGATATTGTTTGGTTGGGCACCGGCGAAGGTAATGTTCGCAACTCAGTATCTATTGGTGGCGGTATTTATAAATCAATTGATGCTGGTAAAAGTTGGAACAAAATGGGCTTAGCAAATACTGAGCACATTAATCGCATTGCATTGCATCCAACAAATCCAGACATCGCTTATGTTGCCGCTTTAGGTACCTTATGGGCTGAAAATAAAGACCGTGGTATCTATAAAACTATCGACGGTGGTAAAAGCTGGCAGAAAATTCTATTTGTTGATAACACCACAGGTGCAACAGATATTAAAATGGATCCGAGTAACCCAAATAAGCTTTATGCCTCAATGTGGCAATTTAGACGTTGGCCAGACCGTTTTGAATCTGGTGGGCCAGGTTCAGGCTTATTTGTCTCACTTGATGGTGGTGAAACCTGGCAAGAAAAAACCGCTGCAGATGGCTTACCTGAAGGTGATTTAGGCCGTATAACACTCGATGTTGCCGAAAGTCAGCCAAATACTGTTTACGCATTAATAGAAGCTGAAAAAAGTGCACTTATGCGCTCTGACGATGGCGGCAATAGCTGGCGAACAGTTAATGATGAAATAGGTGTTGCTGATCGTCCATTTTACTATTCAGAAATTGAAGTTGATCCAAATAATCCCGATGTAATTTATAACATAGCAACCTTTGTTCGTCGTTCAATTGATGGCGGTAAAACCTTTAACAAGATTGAAAAAGTTGATTGCTGTGCTGCAGGTAATAATATTCATATTGATAATCACACTTTATGGA
The Colwellia sp. Arc7-D genome window above contains:
- a CDS encoding methylated-DNA--[protein]-cysteine S-methyltransferase, which gives rise to MYYCIYQSPLGEIALTANDHGLSALAFQAGKSPITFTGFSENNSKFTQVIQQLDEYFSGERKHFDLPLAPTGTNFQKQVWQALTEIPCGETKSYGWIAKSINNEKAVRAVGTANGANPIALIVPCHRVIGSNGKLTGYAGGLGLKAKLLIHEGAQFKP